The Streptomyces sp. SS1-1 genome has a segment encoding these proteins:
- a CDS encoding DUF3566 domain-containing protein, which yields MSGATGTGSSGIPAGSPAGSETGGGGRGSAAQAADTHTTQLKAIKSSPAKGASTPDATGSQGGTVTDTYAAGGGPAAPGGGQPQASPLPGERQPQQAGGPYHPPQAYQTAGGGTPAGAMRKPRTGARTTPRTRKARLRVAKADPWSVMKVSFLLSIALGICTIVAAAVLWMVMDAMGVFSTVGGTISEATGSNESNGFDLQSFLSLPNVLLFTSIIAVIDVVLATALATLGAFIYNLSAGFVGGVELTLAEDE from the coding sequence GTGAGCGGAGCCACGGGCACCGGATCGTCCGGTATCCCGGCCGGTTCTCCGGCCGGTTCGGAGACGGGCGGCGGCGGTCGTGGCTCCGCCGCGCAGGCGGCGGACACCCACACCACGCAGCTGAAGGCGATCAAGTCGTCGCCGGCGAAGGGCGCGTCCACGCCCGACGCGACTGGATCCCAGGGGGGAACCGTGACGGACACCTACGCGGCCGGTGGGGGCCCGGCCGCTCCGGGGGGCGGGCAGCCTCAGGCGTCGCCCCTGCCGGGTGAGCGCCAGCCTCAGCAGGCCGGCGGTCCGTACCACCCGCCGCAGGCCTATCAGACGGCCGGCGGCGGCACTCCGGCGGGCGCGATGCGCAAGCCGCGCACCGGGGCGCGTACGACCCCGCGCACCCGCAAGGCGCGGCTGCGGGTCGCCAAGGCGGACCCGTGGTCGGTGATGAAGGTCAGCTTCCTGCTGTCCATCGCGCTGGGCATCTGCACGATCGTCGCGGCCGCGGTGCTGTGGATGGTCATGGACGCCATGGGCGTCTTCTCCACGGTCGGCGGCACGATCTCCGAGGCCACCGGCTCGAACGAGTCGAACGGCTTCGACCTGCAGTCGTTCCTGTCGCTGCCGAACGTCCTGCTGTTCACGTCGATCATCGCGGTCATCGACGTCGTCCTCGCGACGGCGCTGGCGACCCTCGGCGCGTTCATCTACAACCTCTCCGCGGGCTTCGTGGGCGGCGTCGAGCTGACCCTCGCGGAGGACGAGTGA
- a CDS encoding AAA family ATPase, giving the protein MIVERVYAHAAADEVAEGRWPWDVPCVRQLVEEGLRFSAPVTFLVGENGSGKSTLVEALAEGFGLDSWGGSAGYRYASAREPSELGARVRFEATAAGRRMLRGSRTRRRGFFLRAETALDALGREQATGRLSGAVDEMSHGEGFLMAFRERFEGPGLYVMDEPEAALSFASCLQLVGLLHHLGRSGAQIVCATHSPVLTALPGAEIIEVGDHGMRPAGWRDLELVDHWRRYLNDPWAYLRHIVEAE; this is encoded by the coding sequence GTGATTGTCGAGCGGGTCTATGCGCATGCCGCCGCGGATGAGGTGGCCGAGGGGCGGTGGCCGTGGGACGTGCCGTGTGTGCGGCAGCTCGTGGAGGAGGGGCTGCGGTTCTCCGCGCCCGTCACGTTCCTCGTGGGGGAGAACGGCTCCGGGAAGTCGACGCTGGTCGAGGCGCTGGCGGAGGGGTTCGGGCTGGACTCCTGGGGCGGGTCCGCGGGGTACCGGTACGCCAGTGCCCGCGAGCCCTCGGAGCTGGGCGCGCGGGTGCGGTTCGAGGCGACGGCGGCCGGGCGGCGCATGCTGCGCGGGTCTCGGACGCGCCGCAGAGGGTTCTTCCTGCGGGCGGAGACGGCGCTGGACGCGCTGGGCCGGGAGCAAGCGACGGGAAGGCTCTCGGGGGCCGTGGACGAGATGAGCCACGGCGAAGGCTTTCTGATGGCCTTCCGCGAGCGTTTCGAGGGACCCGGGCTGTACGTCATGGACGAACCCGAGGCCGCGCTGTCGTTCGCTTCCTGTCTTCAACTTGTGGGGCTGCTGCATCACCTGGGGCGTTCCGGTGCGCAGATCGTCTGCGCCACGCACTCACCAGTGCTCACGGCGCTACCCGGCGCCGAGATCATCGAGGTGGGTGACCACGGAATGCGTCCCGCCGGCTGGCGGGATCTGGAGCTCGTCGACCACTGGCGTCGCTATCTCAACGACCCCTGGGCCTATCTACGGCACATCGTCGAAGCGGAGTGA
- a CDS encoding DUF6344 domain-containing protein, translated as MTRNKVMNLWTAVVTAFLALFTALGFVSNTAAAASPGTETSSRNTGRDESERSAELAVPAPPHWAWSYARALPPTMKQRIRAEAHGKTPSCRHRPLADTEAAASVPATRECATAASPAQPLVPHQR; from the coding sequence ATGACCAGGAACAAGGTCATGAACCTGTGGACCGCCGTCGTCACCGCCTTCCTCGCGCTGTTCACGGCGCTCGGCTTCGTCTCCAACACCGCGGCCGCGGCCTCGCCGGGGACCGAGACCTCCTCCCGCAACACCGGCCGCGACGAGAGCGAGCGCAGCGCGGAGCTCGCGGTGCCGGCGCCGCCCCACTGGGCCTGGTCCTACGCAAGGGCTCTGCCTCCGACGATGAAGCAGCGCATCCGGGCCGAGGCCCACGGAAAGACCCCCAGCTGCCGGCACCGTCCGCTCGCGGACACGGAAGCGGCCGCATCGGTCCCGGCGACCCGCGAGTGCGCCACAGCGGCCTCCCCGGCCCAGCCCCTGGTGCCCCACCAACGCTGA
- a CDS encoding DLW-39 family protein, giving the protein MKKLLLVALAAIGGLLVYRQIQADRAEQDLWTEATDSVPTGS; this is encoded by the coding sequence GTGAAGAAGCTTCTCCTGGTCGCACTGGCCGCCATCGGCGGGCTCCTCGTGTACCGCCAGATCCAGGCGGATCGCGCCGAGCAGGATCTGTGGACGGAGGCGACTGACTCCGTGCCCACGGGTTCGTGA
- a CDS encoding serine/threonine-protein kinase gives MGEVFAGRYELADPIGRGGVGAVWRAWDHRRRRYVAAKVLQQSDAHSLLRFVREQALRIDHPHVLAPASWAADDDKVLFTMDLVGGGSLVHLVGDYGPLPPAFVCTLLDQLLSGLAAVHAEGVVHRDIKPANVLLEATGTARPRLRLSDFGIAMRLGEPRLTETNLVVGTPGYLAPEQLLGSDPDFPADLFAVGLVALYLLEGAKPDAKALVQYFTEHGTPGPPKGIPEPLWQIVATLLQPDPHARFRTATGARKALASAVELLPEPGPDDELIEIFDQLGPLPSGFGPEGPQTRAPGVIDGTGTTSGALRLDRAGPAGAGSSASLTGHQPPSVPPRPALMPPAPSIPAPPAVAPPVPASSPPPPPHRSETPQQGPGTPPDSSPSGHRLPTMSDTGSFPLPPPDSTASTARYTAPPPSYDRTRDLAAHRSPVQQYPYGPPAPAEPPTPTPSPAPAPYHRVDTSTASYTAQSPQVPLPPPPSGAQSRPRAGHRAVRRPGPPAKVAIPLLLLALACYAVGFWALTRI, from the coding sequence ATGGGTGAGGTCTTCGCCGGCCGGTACGAACTGGCCGACCCGATCGGGCGCGGAGGCGTCGGTGCCGTCTGGCGTGCCTGGGATCACCGCCGCCGCCGGTATGTGGCGGCCAAGGTGCTCCAGCAGAGCGACGCGCACTCGCTGCTGCGGTTCGTCCGGGAACAGGCCCTGCGGATCGACCACCCCCATGTGCTCGCCCCGGCCAGCTGGGCCGCCGACGACGACAAGGTCCTGTTCACCATGGACCTGGTGGGCGGCGGTTCGCTCGTCCACCTCGTCGGGGACTACGGGCCCCTGCCGCCGGCGTTCGTGTGCACGCTGCTCGACCAGTTGCTGTCCGGCCTGGCGGCCGTGCACGCCGAGGGCGTCGTCCACCGGGACATCAAGCCCGCCAACGTGCTCCTGGAGGCCACCGGGACGGCCCGGCCGCGGCTGCGGCTGTCCGACTTCGGCATCGCCATGCGGCTGGGCGAGCCCCGGCTGACCGAGACCAATCTCGTGGTGGGGACGCCCGGTTACCTCGCACCCGAGCAACTCCTTGGCTCCGACCCGGACTTCCCGGCGGATCTGTTCGCCGTGGGGCTGGTGGCGCTGTATCTGCTGGAGGGCGCCAAGCCGGACGCCAAGGCGCTCGTGCAGTACTTCACCGAGCACGGCACACCAGGCCCGCCCAAGGGCATTCCCGAGCCGCTGTGGCAGATCGTGGCGACGCTGCTCCAGCCCGACCCGCACGCGCGGTTCCGCACCGCCACGGGCGCACGCAAGGCCCTCGCGTCGGCCGTCGAGCTCCTGCCGGAACCCGGCCCCGACGACGAACTGATCGAGATCTTCGACCAACTCGGGCCCCTGCCCTCGGGATTCGGCCCGGAGGGACCCCAGACGCGTGCGCCTGGGGTCATCGACGGGACGGGCACCACGTCCGGCGCCCTGCGCCTGGACAGGGCCGGACCGGCCGGAGCCGGCTCGTCCGCGTCCCTGACCGGGCATCAACCGCCTTCTGTCCCACCGCGCCCCGCCCTCATGCCACCCGCGCCCTCCATACCGGCCCCACCGGCCGTGGCGCCCCCTGTGCCGGCCTCCTCGCCGCCACCGCCCCCACACCGCTCCGAGACACCGCAGCAGGGCCCCGGGACGCCCCCGGACTCCTCGCCGTCCGGCCATCGGCTGCCCACCATGTCGGACACCGGCAGCTTCCCCCTGCCCCCGCCCGACAGCACCGCGTCCACCGCCCGCTACACGGCACCCCCGCCGTCGTACGACCGCACCCGCGATCTCGCCGCTCATCGATCCCCCGTCCAGCAGTACCCGTACGGGCCCCCGGCCCCCGCGGAGCCCCCGACGCCCACTCCCTCGCCGGCACCGGCTCCGTATCACCGCGTCGACACCTCTACTGCCTCATACACCGCCCAGAGCCCGCAGGTTCCCCTTCCTCCGCCGCCATCCGGCGCACAGTCCCGCCCGCGCGCCGGGCACCGTGCCGTGCGCCGGCCCGGTCCCCCCGCCAAGGTGGCCATCCCGCTCCTGCTGCTGGCGCTGGCCTGTTACGCCGTGGGGTTCTGGGCGCTCACCCGCATCTGA
- a CDS encoding helix-turn-helix domain-containing protein → MDAAQQEATARARDLQRNWYGEPLGTLFRRLIDDLGLNQARLAGVLGLSAPMLSQLMSGQRAKIGNPAVVQRVQLLQDLAGQVADGSVSAAEATERMEEIKKSQGGSVLSNTTQTTNSSGAPTVKRVVREIQSLLRSVAAAGDIIEAADSLAGSHPELAEFLRVYGAGRTSDAVAHYQSHQS, encoded by the coding sequence ATGGACGCCGCACAGCAGGAAGCCACCGCAAGAGCGCGGGATCTGCAGCGGAACTGGTACGGGGAGCCGCTGGGGACGCTCTTCCGTAGGCTCATCGACGATCTTGGTCTCAACCAGGCTCGTCTCGCGGGGGTTCTGGGACTGTCCGCGCCGATGCTGTCGCAGCTGATGAGCGGCCAGCGGGCGAAGATCGGCAATCCCGCCGTGGTCCAGCGGGTACAGCTGCTGCAGGACTTGGCGGGGCAGGTCGCGGACGGCAGCGTGAGCGCGGCCGAGGCCACCGAGCGCATGGAGGAGATCAAGAAGTCGCAGGGGGGCTCGGTGCTCAGCAACACCACGCAGACGACGAACAGTTCGGGCGCGCCCACCGTGAAGCGGGTGGTCCGCGAGATCCAGTCACTGCTGCGCTCGGTCGCCGCCGCGGGCGACATCATCGAGGCCGCCGACAGTCTCGCCGGGAGCCACCCGGAACTGGCAGAGTTCCTCCGGGTGTACGGCGCCGGCCGGACGTCCGACGCGGTCGCGCACTACCAGTCGCACCAGAGCTGA
- a CDS encoding DUF5324 family protein — protein MTRIDSVRAATGSAKDSVLHAAEVVAPYADTAKDRAAHYAHEARVRLAPKVSLATEQARAQYGVHVAPRLEQARAHVPPKVDQAAQEAALRTRKAALQAAEYSRPRLEQAVAAAGPVKDEAAARGVAALAALRGQVSPKDVQKLVRKHQRRAKAGRLAKALAVVGLLAGGAFAAWKWWDKQANPDWLVEPPAATEVPESNRLASVDGTDQSVLDPEVQAKEAEEAAQRDEGK, from the coding sequence GTGACCCGCATCGACAGCGTGCGCGCCGCGACCGGCTCGGCGAAGGACAGCGTGCTGCACGCCGCGGAAGTGGTGGCGCCCTACGCCGACACCGCAAAGGACAGGGCCGCCCACTACGCACACGAGGCACGCGTACGGCTCGCGCCCAAGGTGTCGCTGGCCACCGAGCAGGCCCGCGCCCAGTACGGCGTCCACGTCGCCCCGCGCCTGGAGCAGGCACGCGCCCATGTACCGCCGAAGGTCGACCAGGCCGCCCAGGAGGCGGCGCTCCGCACCCGCAAGGCGGCTCTGCAGGCCGCCGAGTACTCCCGGCCCAGGCTCGAGCAGGCCGTGGCCGCGGCCGGACCCGTCAAGGACGAGGCGGCCGCCCGCGGGGTCGCCGCACTGGCCGCCCTGCGCGGTCAGGTCTCGCCGAAGGACGTGCAGAAGTTGGTGCGCAAGCACCAGCGGCGCGCCAAGGCCGGCCGTCTGGCGAAGGCCCTGGCCGTCGTCGGTCTTCTCGCGGGCGGTGCTTTCGCCGCCTGGAAGTGGTGGGACAAGCAGGCCAACCCGGACTGGCTGGTCGAGCCTCCCGCCGCGACGGAGGTCCCGGAGTCCAACCGTCTGGCATCGGTCGACGGCACGGACCAGAGCGTGCTCGACCCCGAGGTCCAGGCGAAGGAGGCCGAGGAGGCCGCCCAGCGCGACGAGGGCAAGTGA
- a CDS encoding peptidylprolyl isomerase: MAEQLYATLKTNHGDIAVRLLPNHAPVTVRNFVELAQGEREWTNPATGEKSTAKLYDGTVFHRVISGFMIQGGDPLGNGTGGPGYQFQDEFHPDLAFDKPYLLAMANAGPGTNGSQFFITVSPTAWLNRKHTIFGEVADAAGQKVVDAIAAVQTNPRTDRPVNDVVIESVVIETRQS; this comes from the coding sequence GTGGCCGAGCAGCTCTACGCCACCCTGAAGACCAACCACGGCGACATCGCGGTGCGGCTTCTCCCCAACCACGCGCCGGTCACGGTCAGGAACTTCGTCGAACTCGCCCAGGGCGAGCGTGAGTGGACCAACCCCGCCACCGGCGAGAAGTCCACGGCCAAGCTCTACGACGGCACCGTCTTCCACCGGGTCATCAGCGGCTTCATGATCCAGGGCGGTGACCCGCTGGGCAACGGCACTGGCGGCCCCGGCTACCAGTTCCAGGACGAGTTCCACCCCGACCTGGCCTTCGACAAGCCGTATCTGCTGGCCATGGCGAACGCCGGTCCGGGCACCAACGGCTCGCAGTTCTTCATCACCGTCTCCCCGACGGCCTGGCTGAACCGCAAGCACACGATCTTCGGCGAGGTCGCCGACGCGGCCGGCCAGAAGGTCGTCGACGCGATCGCCGCGGTGCAGACCAACCCGCGCACCGACCGTCCGGTGAACGACGTCGTCATCGAGTCCGTCGTGATAGAGACACGTCAGAGCTGA
- a CDS encoding rhomboid family intramembrane serine protease — MEDQPVGSPQDAQSVPVCYRHPDRETGVRCTRCDRPICPECMISASVGFQCPECVRTGSGTGHAPEATRPRTLAGGSVAADPRLVTKILIGINLAVFIAVRADEALLNDLVLIGAWPPAPFQTTSGVADGEWYRLVTSMFTHEAIWHFGFNMLSLWWLGGPLEAALGRARYLALYFGSGLAGSALTYLLAAPTTASLGASGAIFGLFGATAVLMRRLQYDMRPIIALLVINLIFTFGWSNIAWQAHIGGLVAGVVIGYAMVHAPRKRRALIQYGTTAAVLAVVVLVTALRTLQLT; from the coding sequence ATGGAGGACCAGCCGGTGGGTAGCCCGCAGGACGCCCAGAGCGTGCCCGTCTGCTATCGCCACCCGGACCGCGAGACGGGTGTCCGCTGCACCCGCTGCGACCGTCCCATCTGCCCGGAGTGCATGATCAGCGCCTCCGTCGGCTTCCAGTGCCCGGAGTGCGTCCGCACCGGCTCCGGCACGGGCCACGCCCCGGAGGCGACCCGGCCCCGGACGCTCGCGGGCGGCAGCGTCGCGGCCGATCCCCGTCTGGTCACCAAGATCCTCATCGGGATCAACCTCGCGGTGTTCATCGCCGTGCGGGCCGACGAAGCGCTGCTGAACGACCTCGTCCTGATCGGCGCCTGGCCGCCCGCCCCCTTCCAGACGACCTCCGGGGTCGCGGACGGGGAGTGGTACCGCCTGGTGACCTCGATGTTCACGCACGAGGCGATCTGGCACTTCGGCTTCAACATGCTCAGCCTGTGGTGGCTGGGCGGCCCGCTCGAAGCGGCGCTGGGCCGGGCCCGCTATCTCGCGCTCTACTTCGGCTCGGGGCTCGCGGGCAGCGCCCTCACCTATCTGCTGGCCGCGCCGACCACGGCCTCGCTCGGGGCGTCCGGCGCGATCTTCGGTCTGTTCGGCGCGACGGCCGTCCTGATGCGCCGCCTCCAGTACGACATGCGCCCGATCATCGCCCTGCTGGTGATCAACCTGATCTTCACCTTCGGGTGGAGCAACATCGCCTGGCAGGCCCACATCGGCGGTCTGGTGGCCGGCGTCGTCATCGGGTACGCCATGGTCCACGCCCCGCGTAAGCGCCGAGCGCTGATCCAGTACGGCACCACGGCCGCGGTCCTGGCGGTGGTCGTCCTGGTGACCGCGCTCAGGACCCTTCAGCTCACCTGA
- the crgA gene encoding cell division protein CrgA: protein MPKSRIRKKADYTPPPSKQATAIKLTSRTWVAPVMLAMFVIGLAWIVVFYVTDGSLPIEALGNWNIVVGFGFIAAGFGVSTQWK, encoded by the coding sequence GTGCCGAAGTCACGTATCCGCAAGAAGGCCGATTACACGCCGCCGCCGTCCAAGCAGGCGACCGCCATCAAGCTGACCAGCCGCACCTGGGTCGCACCGGTCATGCTGGCCATGTTCGTCATCGGTCTCGCCTGGATCGTCGTCTTCTATGTGACCGACGGTTCCCTGCCCATCGAGGCGCTGGGCAACTGGAACATCGTGGTCGGTTTTGGATTCATCGCCGCCGGATTCGGTGTCTCCACCCAGTGGAAGTGA
- a CDS encoding DUF881 domain-containing protein, with the protein MSNSADSPGTGSSPVRGRFRPVRVLTAAVFALAGLIFFTSFDTAKGTDIRTDASLLKLSDLIQERSHENGRLDETNAALRNDVEALAERDDGSTKAEDAKLSALEAGAGTKKLTGEAITVTLNDAPPDATAKLPGYPEPQPDYLVIHQQDLQAVVNALWESGAKGIKVMDQRLISTSAVRCVGNTLILQGRVYSPPYKITAVGDPEKMQQALAASQAIQNYMVYVNVYGLGWKVTEDGTVTLPGYSGTVDLQYAKPVE; encoded by the coding sequence TTGAGCAATTCTGCCGACTCCCCCGGTACGGGATCCAGCCCTGTCCGTGGCCGATTCCGGCCCGTACGGGTGCTCACCGCCGCCGTGTTCGCCCTCGCGGGGCTCATCTTCTTCACCAGTTTCGACACCGCCAAGGGCACCGACATCCGTACGGACGCCTCCCTGCTGAAGCTCTCCGACCTCATCCAGGAGCGCAGTCACGAGAACGGCCGGCTCGACGAGACGAACGCCGCTCTGCGCAACGACGTCGAGGCGCTCGCCGAACGGGACGACGGCAGCACCAAGGCCGAGGACGCCAAGCTGTCCGCGCTGGAGGCCGGCGCGGGGACGAAGAAGCTGACCGGTGAGGCGATCACCGTCACGCTGAACGACGCCCCGCCGGACGCCACCGCCAAGCTCCCCGGCTATCCCGAGCCCCAGCCGGACTACCTGGTCATCCACCAGCAGGACCTCCAGGCCGTGGTGAACGCCCTGTGGGAGAGCGGCGCCAAGGGGATCAAGGTCATGGACCAGCGGCTGATCTCCACGAGTGCCGTGCGCTGTGTGGGCAACACCCTGATCCTCCAGGGCCGGGTCTACTCGCCGCCGTACAAGATCACGGCGGTCGGGGATCCGGAGAAGATGCAGCAGGCCCTCGCGGCCTCGCAGGCGATCCAGAACTACATGGTCTACGTCAACGTCTACGGCCTCGGCTGGAAAGTCACGGAGGACGGGACGGTGACTCTGCCGGGCTACTCGGGCACAGTGGATCTGCAGTACGCCAAGCCCGTGGAGTGA
- a CDS encoding class E sortase: MRLVVRTVSELCVTVGTVIVLFVVYVLFWTGVRADTVMDDQIDQLQRQWAQDETRPSPGASGAPQVPEIPPAPAPYTADKPFAIMYIPRLGFTWNKPVLEGTATRTLKKGLGHYANTAQLGQKGNFSVAGHRRTYGDPFKDFPRLRPGDAVVLTDGTSWFTYRVDKGPYKTVPSDIEVIDPVPRKSGYTREGRYLTLTTCDPEWGHSHRLIVWAHLDSTQPVEAGKPKALRR; this comes from the coding sequence GTGCGCCTCGTCGTCAGGACCGTCAGCGAGCTGTGCGTCACCGTCGGCACGGTGATCGTCCTCTTCGTCGTCTACGTGCTGTTCTGGACCGGCGTACGGGCCGACACGGTCATGGACGACCAGATCGACCAGTTGCAGAGGCAGTGGGCCCAGGACGAGACGCGGCCCTCGCCCGGGGCGTCCGGCGCCCCACAGGTACCCGAGATCCCGCCGGCCCCCGCCCCGTACACGGCGGACAAGCCCTTCGCGATCATGTACATCCCCCGGCTTGGTTTCACGTGGAACAAGCCGGTGCTCGAAGGCACGGCGACCAGGACCCTGAAGAAGGGGCTCGGGCACTACGCGAACACCGCCCAGCTCGGGCAGAAGGGGAACTTCTCCGTCGCCGGTCACCGGCGGACCTATGGGGACCCCTTCAAGGACTTCCCCAGGCTGCGGCCGGGCGACGCGGTGGTGCTGACGGACGGAACCTCATGGTTCACGTACAGGGTCGACAAAGGCCCCTACAAAACAGTGCCCTCCGACATTGAGGTGATCGACCCTGTGCCTCGTAAGTCGGGGTATACGCGTGAGGGCCGCTATCTGACGCTGACCACGTGCGATCCCGAGTGGGGGCACAGTCACCGGCTGATCGTGTGGGCCCACCTGGACTCCACGCAGCCTGTGGAGGCCGGGAAACCGAAGGCCCTGCGCCGTTAG
- a CDS encoding aminodeoxychorismate/anthranilate synthase component II: protein MSARILVVDNYDSFVFNLVQYLYQLGAECEVLRNDEVSTAHAQDGFDGVLLSPGPGTPEEAGVCVDMVRHCAATGVPVFGVCLGMQSMQVAYGGVVDRAPELLHGKTSLVDHEGKGVFAGLPTPFTATRYHSLAAEPATVPAELEVTARTQDGIVMGLRHRELPVEGVQFHPESVLTEHGHRMLANWLAECGDEGAVARSAGLAPVVGRATA, encoded by the coding sequence GTGAGCGCGCGCATCCTCGTCGTGGACAACTACGACAGCTTCGTCTTCAACCTGGTCCAGTACCTCTACCAGCTGGGCGCCGAGTGCGAGGTCCTGCGCAACGACGAGGTCTCCACGGCCCACGCCCAGGACGGCTTCGACGGCGTCCTGCTCTCGCCGGGCCCGGGCACCCCCGAGGAGGCCGGGGTCTGCGTCGACATGGTCCGGCACTGCGCGGCGACCGGCGTCCCGGTCTTCGGCGTCTGCCTCGGCATGCAGTCGATGCAGGTGGCGTACGGCGGTGTGGTGGACCGGGCCCCGGAGCTGCTGCACGGCAAGACCTCACTCGTCGACCACGAGGGCAAGGGCGTCTTCGCCGGCCTGCCGACCCCCTTCACGGCGACCCGCTACCACTCGCTGGCCGCGGAGCCGGCGACGGTGCCCGCCGAACTGGAGGTGACGGCCCGCACCCAAGACGGCATCGTGATGGGCCTGCGGCACCGTGAACTCCCGGTCGAAGGGGTGCAGTTCCACCCCGAGTCCGTGCTGACCGAGCACGGGCACCGGATGCTGGCCAACTGGCTGGCCGAATGCGGCGACGAGGGCGCGGTGGCGAGGTCGGCGGGGCTCGCCCCGGTGGTGGGCAGGGCCACGGCGTGA